TGAACAGCGAGATCTGGGTGGGGTAATCCGTTGCCAAGTAGGGGTAGGGCGGCATCGCATACATGTGGTGAGCCACGATGATGGTCAGAGAACCGAGCAGGGCTAGGTTCAACGCCAGTTGTGCGTGCCAAGAGGTTGTGAAAATCTCGTACAGACCCTTGTGTCCTTCACCAGTGAAGGGACCCTTATGAGCTTCGAGAATTTCCTTCATGCTGTGACCAATGCCCCAGTTCGTGCGGTACATGTGACCGGCAATGATGAACAGGACAGCGATCGCCAAGTGATGGTGCGCCGTGTCAGACAGCCAGAGGCCGCCGGTGACGGGGTTAAGACCACCCTTGAAGGTGAGGAAATCTGCGTATACGCCCCAGTTCAGGGTGAAGAAGGGGGTCAGCCCTTGAGCAAAGCTGGGATACAGCTCTGCCATCAAGCTTTTATCGAGGATGAATTCGTGGGGGAGCGGAATGTCTTGCGGTGCAACCCCAGCATCCAGAAGCTTGTTGATGGGCAACGAAACGTGGATTTGATGACCAGCCCAACCAAGGGAGCCAAGTCCAAGGAGACCGGCGAGGTGGTGGTTCATCATAGATTCCACGTTCTGGAACCACTCTAGCTTTGGAGCTTTCTTGTGGTAGTGGAACCAGCCAGCAAATAGCATCAGACCAGCCATTACCAAGCCACCGATGGCGGTGCAGTAAAGCTGAAACTCATTGGTGATGCCAGATGCGCGCCAGAGCTGGAAGAACCCAGAGGTAATTTGAATCCCCTGGAAACCGCCACCTACATCTGCATTCAAAATTTCTTGACCAAAGATTGGCCAAACCACTTGTGCACTGGGCTTGATCCCAGTCGGATTGGTCAACCAAGCTTCATAATTCGAGAACTTAGCGCCATGGAAGTACATACCGCTAAGCCAAACGAACACAACGGCCAAATGCCCGAAGTGCGCGCTAAAAATTTTACGAGATATATCTTCTAGGTCGCTGGTATGACTATCAAAATCGTGAGCGTCGGCATGAAGGTTCCAAATCCAAGTTGTAGTTTTGGGTCCTTTCGCCAAGGTCCGATCAAAATGACCTGGCTTGCCCCACTTCTCAAATGAAGTAGGAACGGGATCGGTATCGACTACAACTTTCACCTTTGCCTCTCGCTCCCGCGGGGTAGTTGTCATCAGAGACTCTCCTCTCTCTAGACAAGGAACGAGTGAAATGTCCTTTTCCCTGGAACGACCCTGAGTTGTTGCTGCCTAACCAATCAATGAATGTACAAGGACTGACTCACGGTGCTGCGGCGATCGCCCCGACTGATTTCTCAGAAATGGGAAAACCCTTAGCAAACGTGACACAAAGCAACAAAACCAAGGCCACAAAACAAAACAAGCCAACAAGGTAGCTTATTTCATACAGGGGGTAAGGCTCTGTTGTGCATTATAGAGCCGCATTTCCACTGACTTTAACGCGCGTTAACAATAATTCAAAATGATCAAACAATGAGTGGGTCTAGTGTGTGGACTATAGAGATACACATACAAAGGGGTATGAGATCTATCTATCTCAATAAAACGAAATATTTCGTGTTGCATAGCTCAGAATTTCTAAGAGGATACGTCCATACCTCCTAGAACAGTATGCTTTTATGTCGTTTACTTGACATTCTATTCATGGATGTCGAGCGATCGCCCCTGAATCCAGTCAGTTAAGGGGATAGGAGCATCAAAACTAGATTCAATCGACCACAGAAGTATCACAGATTGTCGTGTTTATGATGGTTCCATAGATTAGTTTTCCTTAGACAATCCGTTGAGTATTTCTATAGTCAACGAAGGTGGAGTAATATTGCGTTTTAATACGGTTTTGATAAAAGCGCTTCATCCCCTTCGTTCAACACGAGCGATCGCTTTCCATCTCCCTAAAAACTTGTCTATTTATATAGATAGTTTTTGTATAGATAGTTTCCGAAGGATTCTATAAATAATCCCTACGGGAGTTCGATGTAGTGCTCCGCCTAGACTGCGACGTGGTGAGAGGGTAGTGAAGCATGGGGCAATCTCCAGGAATCTCCCTCGATACCCCTAGCTGGGTATCGAGGGAGAATGGCCAGTCCTAGGATCTAGAAATAGACCATGCTGGGCGTGCTCTATTTATCCAGCAACAGGTCATCCAGCAACAGGCAGAACCCAGAACGTATAAGGTTTTGAGACCTTGAGCATGTTTTTCTCCCTAGTTTTCCTGGAATGTGAAGCGATATAGTGCCTATGACGGTCAATGCGAAGGACACAACAAATTGATATGGTGTGGCAACGAATTCTCCAACGGATGGGTATAGGTGGGCTAGCGATCGCCCTATCAGTGGGATTGATGGCCTGTGGGGGCGATCGCGCTCTGGATCGTCAGCAACCGATGGCATCCGCTGCCGTCATCAACATTTCCGAGGTAGCTCCTCCCATTGCTCTGGAGGAATTGCGTCAACAGCTCGATGGCTATCAGCCCCAGGTGACGATTGTTTCTCCACAACCAGATGCCGTTCTAGAGAGCGATCGCGTCTCGGTGCAGTTTTCGGTGCAGGATCTGCCTCTATTTAAAGATGAGCAGCTTGGCCTTGGGCCCCATCTGCATGTCTTTTTGGATGACGGCCCCTATACAGCGGTGTATGACCCCTCCGTTCCCTTAGTGTTTGAGAACCTAGCCGTCGGCAGCCACACCCTTCGGGCCTTTGCCTCTCGCCCTTGGCATGAGAGCTTCAAAAATAATGAAGCCTATGCCCAAGTCACGTTCCATGTGTTCACCAAGACCGATGAGCATCGTCCGAGCGCTAACCAGCCCCTGCTCACCTACAGCCGCCCCCAAGGTAGCTACGGCGCAGAACCGATCATGCTGGACTTTTACCTCACCCATGCGCCTCTCCACTTGGTGGCCCGCCAAGACAATACCGATGATATTAAAGACTGGATGATCCGCTGCACCGTGAACGGTGAGTCGTTCCTGATTGACGATTGGCAACCTATCTACCTAGAAGGGTTTAAGCCAGGGCAAAACTGGGTGCAGCTTGAGCTATTGGACGAAGACGGGCAAGCGATCGCGAATGCCTTTAACAACACAGCTCGGCTGATTACCTACGAACCCGGTGGACAGGACACCCTTTCTCGTCTAGTGCGAGGGGATTTAAATGCAGCTCAGGCCTTGAAGATTGTGGATCCCACCGCCATCCTCCCCAGCGATGAGGTGATCCGTCTAGAACGTTCTATCCAGGAACCGGCCAAGGAACCGGCCGAGGACGACGCACCGGCACTCAAAACTCCCCAGCCCGACTCCACAAGCCCCGACGAGGATGACGTTCAGGAGCCAGATCTAGAAACAGCACCCGCCGTTGAACCTGAAGACGCACCGGCAGAGTCAACCGTCGAGCCTGCATCAGGATCTAACAAAGATGTAGAACCAACGTCTAAGCAGACGTCTGAGCAAGAGGCTGAGACTGCCAAACCGGATATCACCGAGCCAGAAACGGCTGAAGAGGCTCAACCTCAGACAGAGACGGGGGAAACAATGTCTGATAATAACGGTCAAGCGATCGCCCCCGAGACGCCAGAGGAGCCAGAACAGACCAATCCACCATCTGAAGACCTACCAAAAGATCTACCAGAGGATCTACCAGATGACGCTGCTCCCAAGCTCTCCCCAAGTACCCCAGAGGCGATCGCCCCAGAGGTTACCAGTCAGCCAGACACCAGCACCATGGAACTGCCCAGCCCCGTACCTGATCCGGGGGAACAGTCCTTGGTCAAGAGTTCTAATAGTTCCGCCCAGAACACCCTAGACAATAGCTTCCTCATACCCTAGACACACGCTTGAATCGAGTGAATCCAGCGGCCATCTTGGCCGCATACATACCCCGATGATCCCAAAGCACCCTGCTGGATAGATCATCGGGGTTTTTACTGGGACAAAGACAGGGCGATCGCCCTCCCCATGGCCTGTACTCCCCTGAAGCACTAACAATCTTTAAGGAGAGCCATCACTCATGAAGTACATATGAACTATATCACTTGTCGTTGTCGTACATATGTACTATATTAAGTTAACTCCTGTCGGTCACATTGGCTGCAGGAGTTCATGGATTGCAAGAGCATTGAGGTCGGCTTCCTGATCCCAGCGCTCTTGTACTCGGCATCCTAATCACCGCTGTGCGGGGAACTGGGATGCTTCATGTTGCCTAGTTATCATTCGGCATGAACAGACCATGACAACCCATCCCCAAAACTTCTATCCTCCCCCACAGAACAAACCACGGCCGTCACACCAGGCTGCCCGTGCCAGAGCCAACCACTCTGGTACAACCTCCAGCAGGATCAAGGGCGATCGCTCTATGGCACCACCGTTCAACCTAGTCGCGGCGTTGATCAGCAGTGCTGCCATCCTAGGGGCAGTTGGTCTGCTAAGCAGCATCTCTGAGCGCTGGCAAACCCAGGCACCTCCTATTCCCCATACCTGCAGCAGCACACCTCGACCCCATCAAGCGCTTTCCCGTGAAACCCTGTTACAGCTTTTGGCTATTCCCGAACGGCAGGAGGCTAGCACCGTGCGCCAACTCCTTAGCGAGCCCTACTGTCAACTACCGGCGATTGAAATTCGTGCCGGGGTATCAGCAGAGCGATCGCTCTATACCTTGGAGTTTGATCCTAAAACCTGGTTGGTGATTCTCTATGAAGAGGAGGAGTATGCCGGCTATGCCTTTGATATTCAACCCTAGGCTATGGCTATGGGTTATAGGACTTGTGCTTGTATCCTGCAGCAGCAGCGATCGCCCCATAGCTCCCCGAGCCTTCACCATTCAACAGGCCTGGCAGCTTAAGCCTGGCAGCCAGATTGGGACGTATCCAGTTGTTGCCGGGCTAGGCGATATTTCTATTCAGCTCAAGGGCGATCGCGTCTATGCCCCCTTTGATGGACAGCTCCAGCCCCATGCCGACAGTGACTGCCTGATTTTTTCGAGTCCGGAGGTGCCCGCTTATTTACTGCGGCTGTGCGGTTTGCACAATCCTCGGCTAGGCGCTGTGCACCAAGGAGAGGCGATCGGCACGGGGCAACTGCTGCACTTTGCCGCCTTGCGCAAACAGCCGGATGGCACGTGGGCCCTCGTTGAACCCGCTAGCAGTCTCATTGAAGGGCTGTTTCGAGATCGTTAAGGGCGATCGCTGCCCCAAGACATCGTCCAGCCCAAGTTGAGCGCCAAACCTGGATGCAATCGCGTTCACGATGGGGAATCTCCCACCGGAGCGATCGCCTCGTGCCCCATCTACCGTTCTATTCCCTCAAGCTAGTTGTCACCTATGATTGCCGGACTCACACCCACTCAACCATCATCTCGCACAGCCTTCATAGCGATACCAGCTCACGCCAACCCTGACGACGACTGGGATCGGTCCAAGCTGCAGATCACACTTCCCACAGGTTTAAAGGACTGGATCCATCGCTGGCCCACCATAGCTATGGGTTTCCTCAACTACCTACCCTCCTTTCTGCTCTCCATCGTCATGATTCACCTCGCGTTCACCGATGTATCGCCCCGCGATCGCCCGGTGGTATCGCAGCCTGACGTCAGGGTAGTTGAACCAGCACGCCCCCGTCCCCATCCAGAGGCGATCGCCCTCGACCTCAGTCAACCCCGCCTCACGCCCGTCACCGCTCCAACCACCGAGGCTAGCATTCTCAGCCTCAGCAACCGGGACGCTGCAGGCACCGAGATGGGCGAAATTGTTGCCAAAACCCTACGCCTATTCAGCCGTCCGGAGAC
This sequence is a window from Candidatus Obscuribacterales bacterium. Protein-coding genes within it:
- the psaA gene encoding photosystem I core protein PsaA produces the protein MTTTPREREAKVKVVVDTDPVPTSFEKWGKPGHFDRTLAKGPKTTTWIWNLHADAHDFDSHTSDLEDISRKIFSAHFGHLAVVFVWLSGMYFHGAKFSNYEAWLTNPTGIKPSAQVVWPIFGQEILNADVGGGFQGIQITSGFFQLWRASGITNEFQLYCTAIGGLVMAGLMLFAGWFHYHKKAPKLEWFQNVESMMNHHLAGLLGLGSLGWAGHQIHVSLPINKLLDAGVAPQDIPLPHEFILDKSLMAELYPSFAQGLTPFFTLNWGVYADFLTFKGGLNPVTGGLWLSDTAHHHLAIAVLFIIAGHMYRTNWGIGHSMKEILEAHKGPFTGEGHKGLYEIFTTSWHAQLALNLALLGSLTIIVAHHMYAMPPYPYLATDYPTQISLFTHHIWIGGFLIVGAGAHAAIFMVRDYDPAKNVNNLLDRVLRQRDALISHLNWVCIFLGFHSFGLYIHNDTMRALGRPQDMFSDSAIQLQPVFAQWLQNIHTLAPGGTAPNALASASVAFGGDVVAVGGKVAMMPIALGTADFMVHHIHAFTIHVTVLILLKGVLYARNSRLVPDKSELGFRFPCDGPGRGGTCQVSGWDHVFLGLFWMYNSLSIVIFHFSWKMQSDVWGTVSPDGSVSHITGGNFAQSAITINGWLRDFLWAQASQVIGSYGSALSAYGLLFLGAHFVWAFSLMFLFSGRGYWQELIESIVWAHNKLKVAPAIQPRALSIIQGRAVGVAHYLLGGIVTTWAFFLARIISVG